The proteins below are encoded in one region of Pseudomonas putida S13.1.2:
- a CDS encoding metal ABC transporter permease produces the protein MSFEAFRQLVQDWATAGYLPEALAYGFVVNALLAGLMIGPVLGGLGTLVVVKRFAFFSEAVGHAALTGVAIGILLGEPYTGPYGSLFGYCLLFGILLNFLRNRTGLSPDTLIGVFLSVSLALGASLLLMLAGKINVHILENVLFGSVLTVSGQDLVVLGIVAVLVLALALPLYNRIMLASFNPQLAAVRGVAVKTLDYLFVVLVTLVTVAAVKVIGAILVGALLVIPAAAARLVSQSLKGFFFLSVVIATISTLFGILLPIVFDLPVPSGAAIILVAGICFALAALARALVPRLQGNPA, from the coding sequence ATGAGTTTTGAAGCATTTCGCCAACTGGTCCAGGACTGGGCCACCGCTGGTTACCTGCCCGAGGCATTGGCCTATGGTTTCGTGGTCAACGCCCTGCTGGCCGGCCTGATGATCGGCCCGGTGCTGGGCGGCCTGGGCACCCTGGTGGTGGTCAAGCGCTTTGCCTTCTTCTCCGAGGCCGTGGGCCATGCCGCGCTGACCGGCGTGGCCATCGGTATCCTGCTGGGCGAGCCCTACACCGGCCCTTACGGCAGCCTGTTCGGCTACTGCCTGCTGTTCGGCATCCTGCTCAATTTCCTGCGCAACCGCACCGGGCTGTCGCCGGACACGCTGATCGGCGTTTTCCTGTCGGTGTCGCTGGCGCTGGGCGCCAGCCTGCTGCTGATGCTGGCAGGCAAGATCAACGTGCACATCCTCGAGAACGTGCTGTTCGGCTCGGTGCTGACGGTCAGTGGCCAGGACCTGGTGGTGCTGGGCATCGTCGCGGTACTGGTGCTGGCCTTGGCGCTGCCGCTGTACAACCGCATCATGCTGGCCAGTTTCAACCCACAGCTGGCCGCGGTGCGCGGGGTAGCGGTAAAGACCCTGGACTACCTGTTCGTGGTGCTGGTGACTTTGGTGACCGTGGCCGCCGTGAAGGTAATCGGGGCCATCCTGGTCGGTGCGCTGCTGGTCATCCCCGCTGCCGCCGCACGCTTGGTCAGCCAGTCGCTCAAGGGCTTTTTCTTCCTGTCGGTGGTGATTGCCACCATCAGCACCCTGTTTGGCATCCTGCTGCCGATCGTTTTCGACCTGCCGGTGCCGTCAGGCGCCGCGATCATCCTGGTCGCCGGCATCTGCTTTGCCCTGGCCGCCCTGGCCCGCGCCCTCGTCCCCCGCCTGCAAGGAAACCCGGCATGA
- a CDS encoding DUF1615 domain-containing protein, with protein MALALLQGCAGRREEAPEADPAKVRAQLLRLLPAQAKDREGWARDIQVAFEAQRIAPSKSNLCAVLAVTEQESTFTADPQVPNLGRIAREEIDRRAARLHIPRLLVDGALKTPSGNGQSYQQRLQAVRSEKQLSELYDEVIARVPLGKTLLDGLNPVHTGGPMQVSIDFAEKHAQAYPYSHDGTIRQEVFTRRGGMYFGIAHLLGYPASYERQLYRFADFNAGWYASRNAAFQAALSKATGVPLALDGDLVAPGAIMPGTTEQAARKLGVKLGLRNPQIRSQLGEGDSLAFEDSKLYSGVFALADAKAGKPVPRAVLPGIELKSPKITRKLTTAWFAGRVDERYQRCMKR; from the coding sequence ATGGCCCTGGCACTGCTGCAAGGCTGTGCCGGGCGCCGTGAAGAAGCGCCAGAAGCTGATCCGGCCAAGGTCCGTGCCCAGCTGCTGCGGTTGCTGCCTGCCCAGGCCAAGGACCGCGAGGGCTGGGCGAGGGACATTCAAGTGGCATTCGAAGCCCAGCGCATTGCACCGAGCAAAAGCAACCTGTGTGCCGTCTTGGCGGTGACCGAACAGGAATCGACCTTCACTGCCGATCCGCAGGTACCCAACCTGGGCCGTATCGCCCGTGAGGAAATCGACCGCCGTGCCGCACGCCTGCATATTCCCAGGCTGCTGGTCGACGGCGCTCTGAAAACCCCTTCGGGCAACGGCCAGAGCTACCAGCAGCGTTTGCAGGCAGTGCGCAGCGAGAAGCAGCTGAGCGAACTGTATGACGAGGTCATTGCCCGTGTGCCGCTTGGCAAGACCTTGCTGGACGGCCTGAACCCGGTGCACACCGGCGGGCCGATGCAGGTCAGCATCGACTTCGCCGAAAAGCATGCGCAGGCGTACCCCTACAGCCATGACGGCACGATTCGCCAGGAAGTGTTCACCCGGCGCGGCGGCATGTATTTCGGTATTGCCCACCTGCTGGGCTACCCGGCCAGTTATGAACGCCAGCTGTACCGTTTTGCCGATTTCAACGCAGGCTGGTACGCCAGTCGCAACGCGGCGTTCCAGGCGGCATTGAGCAAGGCGACCGGCGTGCCGCTTGCCCTGGACGGCGACCTGGTTGCACCGGGGGCGATCATGCCAGGCACCACCGAGCAGGCCGCGAGAAAGTTGGGGGTGAAGCTGGGGCTGCGTAACCCGCAGATTCGCAGCCAGCTGGGGGAGGGTGACAGCCTGGCGTTCGAGGACAGCAAACTGTACAGCGGAGTATTTGCCCTGGCGGATGCCAAGGCCGGTAAACCGGTGCCACGGGCGGTATTGCCGGGGATCGAGCTGAAGAGCCCGAAGATCACCCGCAAGCTGACCACGGCATGGTTTGCCGGGCGGGTGGATGAGCGTTATCAGCGGTGCATGAAGCGTTAG
- a CDS encoding metal ABC transporter ATP-binding protein: protein MTAAANLVTAFGPRIEFAGIDLTLGRTRILEQVGFSVAPGSVHAIVGPNGGGKSSLIKTLLGQMPHQGQLTLHWPSEREVIGYVPQALEFDRGLPMTVDDFMAAMCQRRPAFLGLSRRVQPAIDAALAQVGMLDKRKRRMGALSGGERQRVLLAQGLIPEPQLLVLDEPMSALDEAGIQVFEQLLKGWRQAGTTVLWIEHDLEAVLRLADRVTGLSRKVLFDAPPVQALTPERLLGLFSVHPRSESLAS, encoded by the coding sequence ATGACCGCCGCGGCCAACCTGGTGACGGCTTTCGGGCCGCGCATCGAGTTCGCTGGCATCGACCTGACGCTAGGCCGCACACGCATCCTTGAACAGGTCGGTTTCAGCGTGGCCCCAGGCAGCGTGCACGCCATCGTCGGCCCCAATGGCGGCGGCAAGAGCTCGCTGATCAAGACCCTGCTCGGGCAAATGCCGCATCAGGGCCAGCTGACCCTGCATTGGCCGAGCGAACGCGAAGTGATTGGCTATGTGCCGCAGGCCCTGGAGTTCGACCGCGGCCTGCCGATGACCGTGGACGACTTCATGGCCGCCATGTGCCAGCGCCGCCCGGCCTTTCTCGGCCTGTCGCGACGTGTGCAGCCGGCCATCGACGCGGCCCTGGCGCAGGTCGGCATGCTCGACAAGCGCAAGCGGCGCATGGGTGCGTTGTCCGGGGGCGAGCGCCAGCGCGTGCTGCTGGCCCAAGGCTTGATCCCCGAGCCGCAGCTGCTGGTGCTGGACGAACCCATGTCGGCACTCGATGAAGCCGGTATCCAGGTGTTCGAGCAGTTGCTGAAGGGCTGGCGCCAGGCTGGCACCACCGTGCTGTGGATCGAGCACGACCTGGAAGCCGTGCTGCGCCTTGCTGACCGGGTAACCGGCCTGAGCCGCAAGGTGCTGTTCGACGCCCCACCCGTACAGGCCCTGACCCCGGAGCGCCTGCTCGGCCTGTTCTCCGTTCACCCGCGTAGCGAGAGCCTTGCCTCATGA
- the folD gene encoding bifunctional methylenetetrahydrofolate dehydrogenase/methenyltetrahydrofolate cyclohydrolase FolD yields the protein MNTLPSVKLIDGKATAARVLAEVREQVQQLRHGGVQPGLAVVLVGADAASHVYVRNKVLRAEEVGIRSLEHRLPADTTQAHLLTLIDRLNCDPEVNGILVQLPLPGHIDEHRVLQAINPLKDVDGFHSENVGGLAQGRDVLTPCTPSGCMRLLRDACGELRGKHAVVVGRSNIVGKPMAALLLQADCTVTVVHSRSRDLPALCRQADILVAAVGKPRLIGADWLKPGAVVIDVGINRVDDGGHSRLVGDVDFAAALPQVAGITPVPGGVGPMTIAYLMKNTLLALDLQQQAAHQERTACLSPC from the coding sequence ATGAACACCCTTCCCAGCGTCAAGCTGATCGATGGCAAGGCTACCGCCGCGCGGGTGCTGGCCGAAGTGCGCGAGCAAGTGCAGCAACTGCGCCACGGCGGCGTGCAACCGGGCCTGGCCGTGGTGCTGGTGGGCGCCGATGCCGCCAGCCACGTGTACGTACGCAACAAGGTGCTGCGCGCCGAAGAGGTGGGCATCCGCTCGCTGGAACATCGCCTGCCCGCCGACACCACCCAGGCCCACCTGCTGACCTTGATCGACCGCCTGAACTGCGACCCGGAGGTAAACGGCATCCTCGTGCAACTGCCGTTGCCCGGGCACATCGACGAGCACCGTGTATTGCAGGCCATCAACCCGCTCAAGGACGTGGACGGCTTCCACAGCGAGAACGTGGGTGGCCTGGCCCAGGGCCGCGATGTGCTCACCCCGTGCACCCCCAGCGGTTGCATGCGCCTGCTGCGCGACGCCTGTGGCGAGCTGCGCGGCAAGCATGCAGTGGTGGTCGGCCGCTCGAACATTGTCGGCAAGCCCATGGCTGCCCTGCTGCTGCAGGCCGACTGCACGGTGACCGTGGTGCACTCGCGCAGCCGCGACCTGCCGGCGCTGTGCCGCCAGGCCGACATCCTGGTGGCCGCGGTGGGCAAGCCACGGCTGATCGGTGCCGACTGGCTCAAGCCCGGCGCGGTGGTGATAGACGTCGGCATCAACCGCGTCGATGACGGCGGCCACAGCCGCCTGGTCGGTGATGTCGACTTCGCCGCTGCCCTGCCCCAGGTCGCCGGCATTACTCCGGTGCCCGGTGGCGTCGGCCCGATGACCATCGCCTACCTGATGAAAAACACCCTGCTCGCCCTCGACCTGCAGCAACAGGCCGCCCACCAGGAGCGCACCGCATGCCTTTCGCCCTGCTGA
- a CDS encoding metal ABC transporter substrate-binding protein: protein MFRSALALLLALALPAMALADNGKPLRIGITLHPYYSYVTNIVGDKAEVVPLIPAGFNPHAYEPRAEDIKRIGTLDVVVLNGVGHDDFADRMIAASEKPGINTIEANQNVPLLAATGIAARGAGKVVNPHTFLSISTTIAQVNNIARELGKLDPDNAKLYTQNARAYAKRLRTLRAEALAKVTEAPSATFRVATIHAAYDYLVRDFGLEVTAVVEPAHGIEPSPAQLKKTIDQLKALDVRVIFSEMDFPSAYVETIQRESGVRLYPLTHISYGEYTKEKYEVEMKRNLDTVVRAIQENRA, encoded by the coding sequence ATGTTCCGCTCCGCCCTCGCCCTGCTCCTGGCCCTTGCCCTGCCGGCAATGGCCCTGGCCGATAACGGCAAGCCGCTGCGCATCGGCATCACCCTGCACCCCTACTACAGCTACGTGACCAACATCGTCGGCGACAAAGCCGAAGTGGTGCCGCTGATTCCAGCGGGCTTCAACCCCCACGCCTACGAGCCACGGGCCGAGGACATCAAGCGCATCGGCACCCTGGATGTGGTGGTGCTCAACGGCGTCGGCCACGACGACTTCGCCGACCGCATGATCGCCGCCAGCGAAAAACCAGGTATCAACACCATCGAAGCCAACCAGAACGTTCCGTTGCTGGCCGCCACCGGCATTGCCGCCCGCGGCGCTGGCAAAGTGGTCAACCCGCACACCTTCCTGTCGATCAGCACCACCATCGCCCAGGTCAACAACATCGCCCGCGAACTGGGCAAGCTTGACCCGGACAACGCCAAGCTCTACACGCAAAATGCCCGGGCCTACGCCAAGCGTCTGCGTACCCTGCGTGCCGAAGCCCTGGCCAAGGTCACCGAGGCCCCCAGCGCCACCTTCCGGGTTGCCACCATCCACGCCGCCTACGATTACCTGGTACGCGACTTTGGCCTGGAGGTGACCGCCGTGGTCGAACCGGCCCATGGCATCGAACCCAGCCCAGCCCAGCTGAAAAAGACCATCGACCAGCTCAAGGCCCTGGACGTGCGGGTGATCTTCTCGGAAATGGACTTCCCGTCGGCCTATGTCGAAACCATCCAGCGCGAATCTGGCGTGCGCCTGTACCCGCTGACGCACATCTCCTATGGCGAATACACCAAGGAAAAGTACGAGGTGGAAATGAAGCGCAACCTCGACACCGTGGTCCGCGCCATCCAGGAGAACCGCGCATGA
- the purU gene encoding formyltetrahydrofolate deformylase yields the protein MHPAPDHFILRVSCPAVSGIVAAVTTYLAEHSCYISEMAQFDDEDNGRFFMRAVFRFNTGVSGDTPQLEAGFTDVALRFDMQWSLHSSARPMRVLLMVSKFDHCLSDLLYRHAKGELDMHITAVVSNHLDLRPMAERQGIRFVYLPVTQDTKAEQEAALLRIVEDTGTELVVLARYMQILSDDLCRQLSGRAINIHHSFLPGFKGAKPYHQAYQRGVKLIGATAHYVTSDLDEGPIIEQEVQRVDHAYAPEDLVAIGRDTETIALSRAVKYHLEHRVFLNHDRTVIFK from the coding sequence ATGCACCCTGCTCCCGATCACTTCATCCTGCGCGTCAGTTGCCCGGCCGTGTCCGGCATCGTCGCCGCGGTGACCACCTACCTGGCCGAGCACAGTTGCTACATCAGCGAGATGGCGCAGTTCGACGACGAGGACAATGGGCGTTTCTTCATGCGCGCGGTGTTCCGCTTCAACACCGGTGTCAGTGGTGATACGCCGCAACTGGAGGCTGGCTTTACCGACGTGGCCCTGCGCTTCGATATGCAGTGGAGCCTGCACAGCAGCGCCCGGCCGATGCGCGTGCTGCTGATGGTGAGCAAGTTCGACCACTGCCTGTCCGACCTGCTGTACCGCCACGCCAAGGGCGAGCTGGACATGCACATCACCGCCGTGGTCTCCAACCACCTGGACCTGCGCCCGATGGCCGAGCGCCAGGGCATCCGCTTCGTCTACCTGCCGGTGACCCAAGACACCAAGGCCGAACAGGAAGCCGCGCTGCTGCGCATCGTCGAGGACACTGGCACCGAACTGGTGGTGCTGGCGCGCTACATGCAAATCCTCTCTGATGACCTGTGCCGCCAGCTGTCGGGCCGGGCGATCAATATCCATCACTCGTTCCTGCCCGGTTTCAAAGGTGCCAAGCCCTACCACCAGGCCTACCAGCGCGGGGTCAAGCTGATTGGCGCTACCGCCCACTACGTGACCAGCGACCTGGACGAAGGCCCGATCATCGAGCAGGAAGTGCAGCGCGTGGACCACGCCTACGCCCCGGAGGACCTGGTGGCCATCGGCCGCGACACCGAAACCATCGCCCTTTCCCGCGCCGTGAAATACCACCTTGAACACCGGGTATTCCTCAACCACGACCGCACGGTGATCTTCAAATGA
- a CDS encoding FAD-dependent oxidoreductase — translation MPFALLKYGLSADYPVEVDLPPPCELKPRYDVVIIGGGGHGLAIAYYLAKYHGVTNVAVLEKAYLGGGNTARNTAVIRSNYLTSEGVRFYAESVRMFQNLSNEFDFNIMYSERGQLTLAHTDATVRAFRQRAEVNKHFGGRTEMIDRQQIRELVPSLNLDPGHLPVLAGLWHIDGATARHDAVAWGYAKQAAKRGVEIHQLTEVQDLLIRNGRIEAVKTNRGTVQCGCVVQAVAGASSLLMAKAGIRAPIHTYPLQAMVTQPFKPFLDPLVSSSALHCYVQQTSRGEIVFGGGSDPYPLYNTRSTLDLKESLLAHAIEMFPFMANAKLMRQWAGMTDMTPDYSPIMGLSPVHNYYLDAGWGTWGFKATPICGKTMAELVASGGKVPEMIAPFALERFSRFQQVNEMGATAASH, via the coding sequence ATGCCTTTCGCCCTGCTGAAATACGGCCTGAGTGCCGACTACCCGGTGGAGGTCGACCTGCCGCCACCGTGCGAACTCAAGCCACGCTATGACGTGGTGATCATTGGCGGCGGTGGCCACGGCCTGGCCATCGCCTACTACCTGGCCAAGTACCACGGCGTCACCAACGTCGCCGTGCTGGAAAAGGCCTACCTGGGCGGTGGCAACACCGCACGCAACACCGCGGTTATCCGCTCCAACTACCTCACCAGCGAGGGTGTGCGCTTTTACGCAGAATCGGTGCGCATGTTCCAGAACCTGTCGAACGAGTTCGACTTCAACATCATGTATTCCGAGCGCGGCCAACTCACCCTGGCGCACACCGATGCCACCGTGCGCGCCTTCCGCCAGCGTGCCGAGGTCAACAAACACTTTGGCGGGCGCACCGAAATGATCGACCGCCAACAGATTCGCGAACTGGTGCCCAGCCTCAACCTCGACCCTGGCCACCTGCCGGTACTGGCGGGCCTGTGGCACATCGACGGTGCCACCGCGCGCCACGACGCCGTCGCCTGGGGCTACGCCAAGCAGGCAGCCAAGCGCGGCGTGGAAATCCACCAACTGACCGAAGTACAGGACCTGCTGATTCGCAATGGCCGTATCGAAGCGGTCAAGACCAACCGGGGCACGGTGCAGTGCGGCTGCGTGGTCCAGGCCGTGGCCGGCGCCAGTTCGCTGCTGATGGCCAAGGCTGGCATCCGTGCGCCGATCCACACTTACCCGCTACAGGCCATGGTCACCCAGCCATTCAAACCGTTTCTCGACCCGCTGGTGAGTTCTTCGGCGCTGCACTGTTATGTGCAGCAAACCAGCCGGGGCGAAATCGTCTTTGGCGGCGGCTCCGACCCGTACCCGCTGTACAACACCCGCTCCACCCTCGACCTCAAGGAAAGCCTGCTGGCCCACGCCATCGAGATGTTCCCGTTCATGGCCAACGCCAAGCTGATGCGCCAGTGGGCCGGGATGACCGACATGACCCCGGACTACAGCCCGATCATGGGCCTGTCGCCGGTGCACAACTACTACCTGGACGCCGGCTGGGGCACCTGGGGCTTCAAGGCTACACCCATCTGCGGCAAGACCATGGCCGAGCTGGTCGCCAGCGGCGGCAAGGTACCCGAAATGATCGCCCCCTTCGCCCTGGAGCGCTTCAGCCGCTTTCAGCAAGTCAACGAAATGGGCGCCACAGCGGCCAGCCATTAG
- a CDS encoding thioesterase II family protein gives MNPLNLLCLPYSGASAMVYSRWRRKLPAWLQVRPVELPGRGARMAEPLHTDMQALARQLASEQRLAANAPYALLGHSLGALLAFELAHELQALDCPPPLALFACGTAAPTRREDYDGKNWREPKSDAELISELRELQGTPEEVLANAELMSLTLPTLRADFLLCGTYAYRQRPALQCPLHVLGGAQDRASDEQLQAWRQETQGEFSLQMFPGGHFFIHEQEDHVLGALTASLEPLRLSA, from the coding sequence GTGAATCCACTGAACCTGCTGTGCCTGCCGTATTCCGGGGCCAGCGCCATGGTCTACAGCCGCTGGCGACGCAAGCTGCCAGCCTGGCTGCAAGTACGCCCGGTGGAGCTGCCCGGGCGTGGTGCGCGCATGGCCGAGCCGCTGCACACCGACATGCAAGCCCTTGCCCGGCAACTGGCCAGCGAGCAGCGCCTGGCGGCCAATGCCCCCTATGCGCTGCTCGGGCACAGCCTGGGCGCGCTGCTGGCGTTCGAGCTGGCCCATGAGCTGCAAGCGCTGGACTGCCCGCCGCCACTGGCGCTGTTCGCCTGTGGCACGGCGGCGCCCACGCGGCGTGAGGACTACGACGGCAAGAACTGGCGCGAGCCCAAGAGTGACGCCGAGCTGATCAGCGAGTTGCGCGAGCTTCAGGGTACCCCCGAGGAAGTGCTGGCCAACGCCGAACTGATGAGCCTGACCTTGCCTACCCTGCGCGCCGACTTTCTGCTCTGCGGCACCTACGCCTACCGCCAGCGGCCGGCGTTGCAGTGCCCGCTGCACGTGCTGGGCGGCGCGCAGGACCGGGCCAGCGACGAGCAATTGCAGGCCTGGCGCCAAGAGACCCAGGGCGAGTTCTCGCTGCAGATGTTTCCCGGTGGCCACTTCTTCATCCATGAGCAGGAAGACCACGTGCTCGGCGCGCTGACGGCTTCACTGGAACCGCTTCGGCTTTCTGCCTGA
- a CDS encoding metal ABC transporter substrate-binding protein: protein MNFKRLTLALALAGLPSLSFATQVLTTLPVTHSLASALLDGTAVQLKSAAPANLPASRQPSYFSGRGGASLEKAAQQADAVIGVRSIWRDDPLYPMARRSNIRIVEIDAARPVDGALPGIAVSGDDAYGAYPWLNPTNLGRMADVVANDLERLAPGDKAKIQGNLAGLKRQLLELSAASQTRLAKVDNLTVVSLSERLGYLASGLNLDVVEQPLPTEWDAAALKALEENLKAQDVALVLDHRQPDAAVAEVIKAAGAKLVVVESDPEDAFAGLKASVDQVVGALGES, encoded by the coding sequence ATGAATTTCAAACGCCTGACCCTGGCGCTGGCCCTGGCCGGCCTGCCGTCGCTGTCTTTTGCCACACAAGTGCTGACCACCCTGCCCGTCACCCACAGCCTGGCCAGCGCGCTGCTCGACGGCACTGCAGTACAGCTAAAAAGTGCGGCGCCGGCCAACCTGCCGGCCAGCCGACAGCCGTCGTACTTCAGCGGGCGCGGTGGCGCCAGCCTGGAAAAGGCCGCACAACAGGCCGACGCAGTGATCGGCGTGCGTTCGATCTGGCGTGACGACCCGCTGTACCCGATGGCCCGGCGCAGCAACATCCGCATCGTCGAAATCGATGCCGCACGGCCAGTGGACGGTGCGCTGCCAGGGATTGCGGTCTCGGGCGATGATGCCTATGGCGCCTACCCCTGGCTCAACCCGACCAACCTCGGGCGTATGGCCGATGTGGTGGCCAACGACCTGGAGCGCCTGGCACCGGGTGACAAAGCGAAGATCCAGGGCAACCTGGCGGGGCTCAAGCGCCAGTTGCTGGAGCTTTCTGCCGCCAGCCAGACACGCCTGGCCAAGGTCGACAACCTGACGGTGGTGAGCCTGTCCGAACGGTTGGGTTACCTTGCCAGCGGGTTGAACCTGGATGTGGTGGAGCAGCCCCTGCCGACCGAATGGGATGCTGCCGCGCTCAAGGCGCTGGAGGAGAACCTGAAAGCGCAGGATGTGGCACTGGTGCTGGACCACCGCCAGCCGGACGCGGCGGTGGCCGAAGTGATCAAGGCAGCCGGGGCGAAGCTGGTGGTGGTGGAGAGTGACCCTGAGGATGCGTTTGCAGGGTTGAAGGCCAGTGTCGACCAGGTGGTTGGGGCATTGGGCGAAAGCTGA
- a CDS encoding MbtH family protein, whose amino-acid sequence MTSVFDRDDIQFQVVVNHEEQYSIWPDYKAIPNGWRAVGKSGLKKDCLAYIDEVWTDMRPLSLRQKMAEAATQ is encoded by the coding sequence ATGACTTCCGTTTTCGACCGCGACGATATCCAGTTCCAGGTAGTGGTCAACCACGAAGAGCAGTACTCGATCTGGCCGGATTACAAAGCCATCCCCAACGGCTGGCGTGCCGTGGGCAAGAGTGGCTTGAAGAAGGACTGCCTGGCCTATATTGATGAGGTGTGGACCGACATGCGCCCGCTGAGCCTGCGCCAGAAAATGGCCGAAGCCGCTACTCAGTGA
- a CDS encoding sarcosine oxidase subunit delta, translated as MKILTCPLNGPRNISEFTYGGEFKHMPDPASCSDAEWADYVFNSDNLAGVVTEWWLHNASSYWFLAERHTVSDQVLRTFDPKALFDRRVDFTPAATPEIAG; from the coding sequence ATGAAGATCCTGACCTGCCCCTTGAACGGCCCGCGCAACATCAGCGAGTTCACCTACGGCGGCGAGTTCAAGCACATGCCCGACCCGGCCAGTTGCAGCGACGCCGAGTGGGCCGACTATGTGTTCAACAGCGACAACCTGGCCGGGGTGGTGACCGAGTGGTGGCTGCACAACGCCTCCAGCTACTGGTTTCTGGCCGAGCGCCACACGGTGAGCGACCAGGTGCTGCGCACCTTCGACCCGAAAGCATTGTTCGACCGCCGGGTCGACTTCACCCCCGCCGCCACCCCGGAGATCGCCGGATGA
- a CDS encoding hydrolase translates to MLIDPHKATLLVVDIQEKLIGAMSDPEGTQARARWLLAATAELELPTVISEQYPKGLGHTLAQLLAAAPAAEVVEKSHFSCVAAECLPASLMAREQVIVCGMETHVCVLQTVLGLLTLGKQVFVVEDACDSRTPASKAAGLARMRAAGAQVVTREMVLFELMGSAGHPLFRHISKTYLVGEQP, encoded by the coding sequence ATGCTGATCGATCCACACAAGGCCACGCTGCTGGTCGTCGACATCCAGGAAAAACTCATCGGCGCCATGAGCGACCCCGAGGGTACTCAGGCGCGGGCACGCTGGTTGTTGGCGGCGACCGCCGAGCTGGAGTTGCCGACGGTGATTTCCGAGCAGTATCCCAAGGGCCTGGGCCATACTTTGGCGCAACTGCTCGCCGCAGCACCGGCCGCCGAAGTGGTGGAGAAAAGCCATTTTTCCTGCGTGGCCGCCGAGTGCCTGCCGGCCAGCCTGATGGCGCGTGAGCAGGTGATCGTGTGTGGTATGGAAACCCATGTCTGCGTGCTACAGACGGTGCTTGGCCTGCTGACACTGGGCAAGCAGGTGTTCGTGGTCGAGGATGCCTGCGACAGCCGCACCCCGGCCAGCAAGGCGGCGGGCCTGGCGCGCATGCGTGCCGCCGGGGCGCAAGTGGTGACCCGTGAGATGGTGTTGTTCGAATTGATGGGCAGTGCCGGCCACCCGCTGTTCCGCCACATCAGCAAAACCTACCTGGTCGGTGAACAGCCCTGA
- a CDS encoding DUF6162 family protein, which yields MSRAQVIRPAGAGHETLYVLLISLLIVVLAASVVLLRGEREDEQTIASHQIDARRDLTAAEQGLYTDLRVAFDEIQLLREENAAVPSVQALAEEGLPPFVVDAGSQSRGGHQWSWLEPGAYLGRSQAPEVAGSLLLILPADSTGQADVWLRRDSAAMSPDDLAQAALIAAGWQQVVSHYDAGVTREHRH from the coding sequence ATGAGCCGCGCCCAAGTAATTCGCCCGGCCGGCGCCGGCCACGAAACCCTGTACGTGCTGCTGATCAGCCTGCTGATCGTGGTGCTCGCCGCCAGCGTGGTGCTGCTGCGTGGTGAGCGCGAAGACGAACAGACCATCGCCAGCCACCAGATTGACGCCCGCCGCGACCTCACCGCCGCCGAGCAAGGCCTGTACACCGATCTGCGGGTGGCCTTCGACGAGATCCAGCTGCTGCGTGAAGAAAACGCTGCCGTGCCTAGCGTGCAGGCGCTGGCCGAAGAAGGCCTGCCGCCCTTCGTGGTCGATGCCGGCAGCCAGAGCCGTGGCGGCCACCAATGGTCATGGCTGGAGCCCGGCGCCTACCTGGGCCGCAGTCAGGCCCCTGAAGTCGCCGGCAGCCTGCTGCTGATCCTGCCGGCCGACAGCACTGGCCAGGCCGATGTCTGGCTGCGTCGCGACAGCGCCGCCATGTCCCCGGACGACCTCGCCCAGGCGGCACTGATTGCCGCTGGCTGGCAGCAGGTGGTCAGCCACTACGACGCCGGGGTCACCCGCGAACACCGTCACTGA